Sequence from the Rutidosis leptorrhynchoides isolate AG116_Rl617_1_P2 chromosome 3, CSIRO_AGI_Rlap_v1, whole genome shotgun sequence genome:
GCCAGTTACGAAGGCCAAATAACCTctgtataataattgtattttagttttcTATAAAAATTtcaaaagacatttattattactaataatttttattaaaaatataaatactcaactttgagcaaactttattattattatttatctttattataataattataattatattatattattaatatttgaaTATGAActctaaaaacaacgacaagtttcttagtcgaacgggtcattaaaataaatgattttagcATTTACATTCGCTTAATACTTAAAAACATGTcactaaattgtttcgtttaaacaagcccatgattccacgggtcatttaacTAGTTAGGTATGTTGGATTGTTGAGAATATTTGTCGGTATATATGTTTAGTTGTACAAGTGAGAAATTTTATTCTCTTAATCCTTTATTAATATCTCTGTTTTATGTCTTAATTTGTCTTAGTCTTCTTGTTAAAGGACCAAACATTATATTTATTTTGATTAAAAATATCAAGTAAATCAGAAAGATTCGTCATATTTGTTTTTACCTTATTTTCTAGTTAAACTTCTATATGAAATTTTCAACTCTAAATTATAAAGTAGGTTAACTTTAtctcaataaaaaaaaatattattcaaTCTATGCATGATTCATGTGATAGTAGGAAACCCATATGACTTAACTTTTAGCGTTTGTTCAAACTTAACAAATTTTTGTATAATTACAAAATCTTTAAGGTTCAAACTTAACAAGTACGAAGTAACAAATCTTTCGATGATAAAAAATAAGTAAAAATAATTACATGATAACTCAGTTAAATTGCGTACATCAGTGCATTAAAAAAAACATGCTCACAAatttctaaataaaaaaaaaattggagaTAGGAGATAGTAGGAATAGCGGCCAAGGTGAACAGAAAGTTGTAaggtataaaaataaaataacaaaattatttgtattttttttttgaaaagcaaaagtattattaataactGGATTGTATCGTTACAAGTCCCTACATTCATCtatacaatgatattaacaatatcgAAATAATTGGAAAGGGATTGGAGTATAAACTGTATAGTATAAGTCGGGAGCGGCGAAGCCTACTTAACGTTATGAGGGAACGAACTTGAAAAACAAGCGGGGAAGGAGGAAGCAACCGTACCGATCAAGCGGCGACAAAGTTGACAAACAACCAACCCATTTAATCTACCCACATAAGCTAAGAAGAGACTTCAGACACTACCCGATTTATTTAGTGTCGTGCTAACCAATTCCCAAGCGATTTGAAGGTGGAGCCACATAAAAGGAAGGGTTAAGGAGCCATTTGTGTCATTCAATAGGATATTTTTTTCGAGATCGGTTTGAGATCCAACTAAAACTTTGAGTTTGAATTTCGGAGATGAGCATAGCTGGATTCCACATTTTATTTGAGAAGACTTTTAGGTTTCTATGTTTCCATATAATATAGCACGCAATCCATTTAGTAGCTTGCCATAATGAGGAACCAACGGAGTTATGTGGGAGACCTTGGTCGGAGATGATGGCACCGTTGATGTCGGATATTGAAGTGTTATTTTGGTTCCACCAATCAAGCAATTGTGCCCAAATTGAAGACACGTTAGGGCAATTGATCAACGCGTGTTCAATGGTTTCGATATGATTATCGCATAAGAGACATAAAATGGTGTGTAAATCGATTCCTTTTTTGTCAAGTTCACTTCTAACAGGAATTTTTAGTTGAATGACTCTCCATGTGAATATGAAGACATAAAATTATTTGTATTAACCTTTACACTTAAATATTGAGTTGGTTATaagatattaaatatatatttaaatcttCAGGCTGGTCGAATCATTTCATTTttcatgataaaaaaaaaaaaacaaataattgATACTTAATCATGCTTTCATGTTTTAGTTTTATAAGGAATCAAACAAATGTGTTTATAGATGTCATTATAATATAACCATATGTTACATCAAACATTCTTTTTACaacttgtatgtatatataaaaatttgaAAAGTTCTAACATGAACAATAACTACATTATCTACTTCATATATATCAATTAATAAAATAAAgcagattaaattttaaattttaatttttgttGACATTCATCCATATGGATAGGTACTCATATAGTCATATGCACACTATAGATCCAAAGTTGAGTGTCTTTAGAACAACAAAATGACCAAAGACCAATCATTCAGCCAGCCGAAATTCATACTTGACTCGACAAGTATCTTTTTTTCAAGGCTACTGCAGATCTTATGACGAATCCATAAGTCAAAATATACACTCAAGAAGTATTTGTAACATTGTATAGTTATTATGCATCACAAAGAACACATAATACCTAACTGGATCTTCAATTTAATCGCGACTGAAAGACCCTATGTTGTGGCGTTTGAAGAACTCTCTAAATCCATACGCGCTGACATCATAGTTGAACTGAAATACATTGAGATGGATCATGTAGATGGTCAGTGCAATCACATGCTATAAATTTTTTATGCATAAAAAAGACTCTAGACTCGATTTACATGTGGGCTAATCATTGTTGTAAACGGCGGCCATCTCGGCCGACTAGTCAGTTTGGTGACTAGCCAGTCCCGTTTCGCTCAAGAACGACTGATTAGTCGATCAAAGCTAAAAATCTATGTCAAAAAGTTGGTCTATCTGAGTCgctcaaagtcaaaattggtcaaagttaTGCCAAAATTTTAGAATTCATTTATAGTCAAAGTTTGTGCCTCGTagatatatttgaaaattttacgtttgaaaaatatttatgtttgatatatttatgtgtaatatatatatattttaaataaatatatattttctaaaagtcaacgttagtcaacgtcTGACTTGACCCGACTCAACCGACTAGTCATTTCAAAGTCCTGACAGACTCATCTCCGTCAAGCGACTTTTCCAACCTTGGGACTAATTGAGAATACAAGTACAAGCAGATTCAAAGTAAATCAATATTGGAAAAATGACACCCTTACCCTTCTCAGATTTTGCAATTACACCAACTCCATATTATAAAAACCCATGGTTAGATTGGAATTTAGTACATAAAACCAAGaaaattatgtatttttaaatGAGAAAAAGCAGCAAACATCAGTGTGTTtgatatggaatattaattatttcgAGCCTTCCTCATATGTATAAGAAGATGTTATTATCTCTTATCAAACTAATACAAATATAAATGCTTAATATGATTAATTTCATATGCTAAGTGATCTATGGATAAAGAACTCACCGGTAAAACTTTTACGGAGTACTTTGTAACACTTGGATCGACGGCCCTTCCAGCAGTATTCGCCTGAACCACATGCACATGAAACACATCTTTATGTGATATTTGTCCCAAATGATTTGAGGATTTTAATTGCATTTAGTTAATGTTTGGTCCATAAAACTTATTTCTATTGACACTTGATGATATAAAAATAAGACTAAGATGAAGACCTTATAGGCATTTTGACCATTCACTTATGAATGTGTCAATTCAAGTTAGTATTTATCTTCAAACAGACAACAAAATTAGCTAAAAAAAGGAGCATATCATCAAACAAAGTGTATTATTCTAAAACTCCACAatcgtatgattgaataaacatATTTCATCATCATCACTAAAGTTAAACATAGTTCATTATCATAGTTAAAACTCCACAAGCATATGATTGAATAAACTTACCAAAGAGTATAAAACTTACTTGTGCTGGGCTATGAAACATTTCTATGAACGGATAATCCTTTTTTTGTCGCGTCATACAAAATCCAATATATTTTGGACACTCGACCTGAAATACATCATCAATGAACCAGTAAACTAAGACAAGTGGCCCAAAAACTGAGAAAAAATCAAATAAATGAGTACCCTGTCATATATGATTACATAAATTATACTAGttaaaaaacattcatactttcacATCGAAAATTTAGGAGGTTTTATGCTTTTAGAAATCCACTTTGAATACTTTCACTCCATTTGACCCAATTTCTTAATCCTTTTAATCTAATCTTTTTTTGTCACCCATTAGCCGATTAGTATGAATGTATGATCTTAGGTGAAATTAAATTACATATATGAAAGGACGATTATATTCGATTACAAACTAACAAGAACCAACTTACGCGCATAAATTTAATTTGAGGATAAAATTCAGCAGCAGCTTCCTCCAATACTTTGTCAAGATGTTTGGTCATATTActcctacaaaaaaaaaaaaaaaaaaaaaaaaaaaaaaagttaaaacaaGCCAATAAAAAATGGTActctttacaaacaaaagataaaaaaaaaaaaaaaaaaggatataAATAATGTACGAGAGGATTTTAGGTTTACTTGATGGTGAACGCAACGATCACCGGGTGACCTTGATGTAGAAGATGAACAAATTCACGCTCTGATGTAAAATGTATAACCCGTGATGGCCCAAGATCCTTAGGGTATCCAGTATAATACCTTTAAATAGCAATACaccattataaaaaataaaaacaaaaatacatGAAATGAAGATGTAAAATAAACAAAACTAACAGAAATAGCTAAATAGTTGAACACGTACTTGCAGGTGGAACGAAGATTCCTCATCATATTGTTAAAAAATGATTGATCCTCCATCTATCTATGCAAGAATTCGAGAACGAAGTTTTTAAAAAGCTCCTAATAAGCTGAAATACATTGTACAAAACAATTGCACATATCAAaaggggatgattctaacacacccttttttgattctaaattttctcaattagttATATTTTGtacataacaatgtattaaaagtAATTATCAAAATGATTACTTGCTAAacaaaaataattatattattttataatgtaTCTGAACCTCAGCAATCAtctttatatatttaacataagCAACTAGAGGTAAAATACTGAATATAGCAATAATTcatattacataaaaataaataaataaataactaaaataaAATGATATAGGTTAAATTTCAGATCCCACATACAAATAACATGTTAACATAGTGTTGTGTTTCAAAGATCATTATTGGTCAAAACCTAATTTTATGTTTCTTCTTTGTCAAACCTATTTTAATATAATAAGAGAAAGGAAGGATGTTGCTTTTAGAAAAGGATGAACATTTAGGTTTAATTCGCTGATAACAATGaatattattatgtataattaACAAATGAAATGAAATTTGATACCTTGGATTTTTGAGCGAAGAAGATGATACTGCTACTGCGTCCGTTACTTCTGTTTTTGGGTTTAGGGGTTTTGGGCAAACAATTAGCCATCATATGACCCGTTAACATGTACGGGTTTTTTTTTACCCATCGGGTTAATTATTCCATGTACACTTTGATAACGGTGGCGAAAACAGAATTTTTTTTTATCCggggctaattttttttttttaaaccgtagcAACTTTTTTGGTAAAACATGGAGGTTTTtgacaaaatatgaaggttttgtgGTAAAATTTGGAGGTTTTCAGCAAAATTTAAAGGTTTTAGGCCAAAATATGGAGACTTTTGGGAAAAAAAGAATTTTACTAGAGGTAAAATCGAAAATTCCAAAATTGTTACACCGAATATTACAAATCCACGGGAGGCAACTGCCCCGCCTGTCCCTTAGTATTTCCGCCACTGCTTGATaacatcataagttttaattaaagcaGGTCAAACTTTTTAACTACTTGTACAATAATATCCCTTCACTTGTTGGAAGTTAGTTGAAAGTTAGTTTCTCTTAGATCATTTGTAATGGTGGCAGGTGTTTCTTACTCATGTTTATTGTCTTTTGCACTTTTTTGATGAGTATGACATGTTTCTTTTTTgaatggagtagtggtggtgttggtTTTTTGTGTTGGTTatgagtattgtgatgatgtgttaaaatataattgggttaagtattaaaagggagtaaaaataatattttttaaataataaaaaaagaaaaaaacaagaaATGTGTTTCTCTTCCCGTCTCTTTCAAACTGACGCCGAAGAAATACAGGAAAGTGTCGCCTTGTTACGCCGGATTCCGGCGTTTCTTGAGCTCCACGTCGGAGAGAAACGTCGTTTCTTCCCACCGTTACAACTGGTCTTAGTCTTTGTTTCTTTTAGGCTAATTTTCTTATTGACATTTAACGATTTTTACTTTATTGATCTTCAATCCGTTTATTAATATTATTGCTTTTTCGAAGAAAAAAACTACTCATTACGATATATGTTAAAAAAAAAACTCACGCGTACACTATCACAAATTAATTAatctataatttttttttgaacggcagatTTTCGCCTCGAATACTCTCATTTCCGACACACACGCGCTAGGTAGGAAACTCCAAGGATTGACCCGGGTTACTTGACAACTAATCGCGGGttccgggttgcttggcaactaatcgcggaaaAATCCCGGGCAAAACCTCCCCTTATCGGAATTGAACCCAGGTTGTTTGGCAACTTATAGCGGGTCCCCCTACTAAGGCTTGAAAACCACTCAAGCAATGTCTCGGTGGTTTATTAATCTATAAATATTGACATAGGTGATCAAGAAGGTGCTCATGTTGCTGATTGTTCGTCGCTTTATGCTCTTCAAGATCCGCAAGGTGATGTTCATCTCTCGAACCATGCTAAATATAACGGACATGCTCTATTGTCTTCGAGTGTGGCTCTTCCttagtttattttgtttttgaTTACGTATTCTTTGTTTTTTGAAGATGTTTGGTGGTTCGGATGGTCATCTTAGGAGTTGTTTAGTGTTAGATTCTTAGTTCGTTACTTTCAATTCGACTTTGTCGTGGTTTTTTGTAGGTGAGGTTCGGTTATAGATAGTTAGTTTTGTATAACCGCTTTTTAGGTTCGAGTCTCACTGGTTTCGCTCTTGTACTCTTATTTGAAGACGTCTGCTTTTTGAAAACGTCTGTCGTATTTATATAAATTTTCATTATTTTTGTCGTTTGTATATAAATTTTCATTATTTTTGTCAAAAAGAATAAGTTGTTCAATCCAATTCAAAGACCTAAACCcttaacttaatgattaaaaagATCACTTAAACTCTCAATTTCATGATTAAAAGATCACATTGATACTACTAAATCATTGACCTTTTTAgtctaattatgtaaaataatgtaACTTAAATACTTTGTAATTTAGTCTATCAAAAATTATTGTAACGCCTCTTAAAGCTAAAAGAGCGCACTAAGTAGATATCTTCAATTTTGAACTAATTTATTTACCTATATATTAAAAGAGgtccaaactttattattattattattattattattattattattattattattattattattattattttattattattattattattttattttattttatttttttatactaAAAGAGGTCCAAACTTTGGTCGTTTGGACCTTCCCACACCTATCAAAGGACACCCAAAAAAAAAGTTACCAAACGCCCCCCAAATAATGTTAAACATGCCAATTTTCAGGAGTAAAAactgtaaaattattatttatttaataaaacttaagCAAAATTCACTCAAATTTTTAACGGCCCACATCTTCCCGCTCGCTtcgaattaattttttttttcaaatcaccgttcaactcgaagtaattttatgaacacaacgtAACTAGCTATGCGCGAAACAGAatgtttttaaaaaatgctaaatatttcgaGATATTTTTTTATACATTTACATACAAACTAACCACATCGTATCGATGGTTTTGTTCCCTTTTTTATGCTATTTTTTCGACGCTAAAACGTGGAGTCCATTATGCACACTATGTAGTAACCACGTGCTTCCAACCATACCCGTAGCAACGcgtttttaattctgtaaatacataacgctatgttaaatatgaatatgcaacccGAAAAGTCTCGCCGCATCGCACGGGTCAGAATTTTCCTAGTAAAAACTATGCTAATGGATAGTAATAGTTAAACATAACTTTAAGCTTATAACAGATTCACACTTCTTATTTCAATCCGATGTGGAATGAGTTGTTACTAAATTTGTAAACACTTAAGAGATATTTTCTCTCTTTTTTGTACTCTCACTACTAGTATCTCCATAATGTGCCAAATATGTCTCCTTTTGTGTTGGACTCCATAATGTTCCAAACTAGAAAAAGTacggaccgcgcgttgctgcgattGTATTTGGGTACCTGTTTGTAGTATCACACGATTTATGTACAAAATGTGTACGTATGTTTACTACTTATTACATACATAATGTTGTACATTTAAAGATTTTAAAAACACGATATTTTAAAAAATGATATTTCTGAAAGTAACATTCTTTTCGCTCATTTTCTCTTTTCTATTTCTATCAAATCATATATTATCATCATGTGTATTTTGGTGTTTTCTTTAACTCTCTCCACAGAAAACATATATACCTAATGGCATGCGCGTTGCGTTCTTTACAAACTCATAAACTTATCGCTTGCTTTAGATATCCACTTGATATAATTAGCTCCGTTTTGAATGTAGttagttgcgttttgttcgtaaaattatttcgagttaaacggtgatGACGGAAAAACGCAACTCGCGGAGGGGAAAAAGATAAAtcccgttaaaaatttgggtgaaTTTTATTTGttgattattatattaaattatgaagTTATATTTTAACCCCTTAAATTACTCTTCATACGCATGTGTAATCCCTAAATAATTACAACATATACCCCTTAAGTGTGTATGATTTGACATTTTCTTCCCTTGGTGAAAACGGCCTACACATGTATGTGATCCGACCAAAATTTTCGTTGCTGTTAGTaaatatttaaattaaattaaatttaaattaaataaattaaatttaaatttaaatttaaatttaaattaaatatgtcTCCTTTTGTGTTGGACTTACAGTCGTTAGATATATTATTTTATTGATGAATATTATAGTTAGTATAAGTGTTAGATTTTTATGTTCAGTTAAAGTGGACATTTTGAAATGAAATGAATAATAATTAATGTATGTGACTTGTAACTTCTACACACGATTTAAAACAAAACTCATCATATCAAGTTACGTATTCATTTGGCTCTTAATTTGAAGAGGTGTCTGATACTATAATTTTTTAAAACAGACCAATTTTTAAATTAAGTGAAAATAAAACAATAATTTTACATAAATGAATTAAGAGCTGTATAGAAGCATATCATTAGGGTTCAGGGTGCAAAGTAAACTGGCCCTTAATTCTACTTGAACTCATGTAAGTTTGAAATATTCAGTGACCATCATATGACTTGCATGAATGAAATAGAACATTTTCATAAACAAAGCATATTCAGATGagcaaaatatataaataaattttactACATTAAAATACAAATCATTACAACATTACTACTATAAAACTAATCAttaaacaatactaataataactaaactCTATATAAGGACATCAAAATGACACTACAGTGAGCCCAGCTCCTTGGGGAAAATTTGCTGGCTCATCAGCAAATACAACCAATTCTTGATCAACACTTTCAGCCCAATACAAAAGACCCGACCTGTTTTGCAACCCAAATTTCTTTTTTACTTCCTACCAGAATGCTTATTTTCAGTTTTTCACCTCGGATAGTGTACAATTGAAGAAGCATACAGTACAATCATAGCTGCTAACAGCTGAAAATGGCACCATCAAAACTTAAATACTCTTTACATCTACCTTTTCTACGTCTTATTATCATCGAACACTTATACAAAAAATGGAGCAAACATGAACTACCGATCATAACCCATGGCTACAACCGGGATCCGAACCTTGTGTCCACGGTCTCCTTTCAAGAAAACCTCCCCGAAACAGTAGGTCCCGGTAACTGACCTTACAGTCATAGTAACATAAAACTTACGCGATTCACCTGGCAAAATGGTCATAGCTACAGGGCTTGTTTCAATGTCGACAGCTGGCGACATACGAGCAGTGATCCTGTACGTCTCTTTTTGATCGACATTTGTGACAGTTCGGGTTACAGTTTGAGTTCTTACGAGATGAGATACTGCGATGGATGGTGAGTTTAGATTGTATGGATGGCCAAGTTTGTAGTTGCATGGTTGGTGCGTGTAGTTTCGGATTTCGTTTGAGTTGAGCCCAGGTGTGGTGCACAAGAACCCTAGATAATCTTCATAACCTTCAATTAATAATCAAAAAGTTAGTACCTCTAATTATAAAATTATTATAAAGATTCAAATGGGTCAAGCATTCAAAATCAAAGCAATAGCAAAAAGGTTCAAATGGGTCAAAAGTTGCCcaatattttatttttatgcataaaACATGACAAATCATTTTATTCAAGAATTCAAAGCAATAGCAAAAAGGTTCAAATGGGTTAAAAGTTGCCcaatattttatttttatgcataaaACATGACAATCATTTATATTCAAGAATTCAAAGCAATAGCAAAAAGGTTCAAATGGGTCAAAAGTTGCCcaatattttatttttatgcatagaACATGAAAATCATTATATTCAAGAATTTAAAGCAATAGCAAAAACGTTCAAATGGGTCAAAAGTTGCCCAGTTTTTTAGTTTTATGAATAAAACATGACAATCATTCTATTCAAGAACTATATTATAATCGAAACATTTACTTTTTGTAATCATATTTCCCCTTGTACTAATTAACATGAAAGTTTTACTGTTGACATGGgtaaaaaagtattttttttttttttttttttgcaataatTGTTCATGAGAAATTACAAATTTCCTCGAAAGGTTTTCATGCACAACCCAAACCGCCCATTTTGCCACCTAAAGTTCATACCATATAACCTATGCATAAAAGAACAAATTTGACACAATAGTTCTACATGAGAAATTATAAACTTCCTCAACAAGTTTTCATGGAAAACCCAACCCGCCCATTTTACCACCTCCAATTCATACCATACAAGCTATGCATAAAATGAACAAACCTGCATCGAAAATGAGGCCAGGATCCAAAGCGGCTCGAGGATTAACATGGCCACTACCATAATCAAACGGTGTGGCTTTAACAAACGTCGTTGTTTCTGAACCCGAATATTGTTGGGCTAGAATCGGTCTTTCACCTCTATCAAGCGTTTTTGATGTTGTCATTAAGGCCGACTTGATAGCCGCTGGGCTCCAGTGCGGGTGCTTTTGTTTCACAAGGGCCGCAATCCCGGCTATATGCGGTGCAGCCATACTAGTTCCCGAGATCATAGCAAAATGTTCTCCtgcacgcaaaaaaaaaaaaaaaaaaaaaatcaaatattcAAATTATCAAAAGGTTGCAAACATCGATACTcagggagtactcggatgttgaccaagtttgactttgaccgactttggccGGGTTTTGACCAACTTTGATTGATTTTCCGAGTACTTGTTAGTTTTGGCCGAGTGTTGACCTATTGTCCGAGTAATCCTAAGTTTGGGCGAGTTTGACCGAGTTTTGACCGGGTTTGACCGAGTACAACTTAAAGATCTGGGTTAAATTATCCACCCCCTTACTTAGAAATGGGTAGATCTGGGTTATGTCAATCTCAATAGGTCAAACAGGGAAAATCAGAAATTTACTTGAAAAGGAAACGGGTCAAACAGGTGAAACTCAAACAAAGCGAATGTTTATGCATACAACCTCCTGAACCGTTTTCTTCAAGACGATAGATTATTGTTTCAAAAGCACTAAGAAGATACAAAAAGacttgaatttttttttctttttgcgtATATGCAAGAATTGTTGTTTGTTTCAAGTGAGAATAGAAATTATAAAGCGAGGTTTTTACCCAAGTAATTCGCTTCGTCGGTTCCATTTGGGGACCACGAAGCCCAAATTAAAGAACCAGGTGCTAAAATGTCAGGTTTTAATAGATCAGCATCTTGAAAgctgtaatctttaatgtttggcCCTCGAGCAGAAAACAACGCAACCATTGGTGCTGATTTGTGAAGAATCGGCTCCAAACCGTCTCCAATGGCTCCAACCGCTTTAAAACTCTTCACTCTCCCATTCCAGTCCCTTGACG
This genomic interval carries:
- the LOC139898267 gene encoding uncharacterized protein, with translation MEDQSFFNNMMRNLRSTCKYYTGYPKDLGPSRVIHFTSEREFVHLLHQGHPVIVAFTIKSNMTKHLDKVLEEAAAEFYPQIKFMRVECPKYIGFCMTRQKKDYPFIEMFHSPAQANTAGRAVDPSVTKYSVKVLPFNYDVSAYGFREFFKRHNIGSFSRD